From Anaerolineales bacterium, one genomic window encodes:
- a CDS encoding GNAT family N-acetyltransferase — protein MIEIVEAKQASDELCAAFRSLIPQLTTTSEVPARDELQAIIEAEATKVLLAIDDSRTTRSIVGVLTLVLYRIPTRKVARIEDLVVDHDVRRQGIAELLLRHALGLAKEAGTKSVDLTSNPDRVAAIRLYSKLGFVKWNTNLFRYSFRTTQQGS, from the coding sequence ATGATAGAAATCGTAGAGGCGAAGCAGGCAAGCGACGAGCTTTGTGCAGCTTTCCGTTCTCTCATTCCGCAGCTTACCACAACGTCCGAAGTGCCTGCTCGTGATGAACTTCAAGCCATCATCGAGGCGGAAGCAACGAAAGTACTTCTGGCGATCGATGATTCTCGAACTACCCGGAGTATCGTTGGCGTTTTGACCCTGGTCCTCTATCGCATTCCCACAAGGAAGGTGGCGCGCATCGAAGACCTGGTTGTCGATCACGATGTGCGCAGACAGGGAATAGCGGAACTGCTCTTGCGGCATGCGTTGGGACTCGCAAAGGAGGCGGGAACAAAGTCCGTCGATCTCACCTCCAATCCTGACCGCGTTGCGGCCATCCGATTGTATTCCAAGCTGGGCTTCGTGAAGTGGAACACAAACCTGTTTCGCTATTCATTTCGCACGACCCAACAGGGTTCGTGA
- a CDS encoding response regulator, which produces MVDDELTFSTAIADTLQSLGEGYVVDTADNGSIAWNKIQKVVYELVITDLRMPQVDGLELMEKIRSNGINTRMILMTAYGSEDVKAKAKQLNVARYMAKPIDIDDLIDATREVLSSSREAREPIGGDVRGKIQNITLKLDALRQEISAHCIILSNAEGQPITYSGYVEEFDVPITTALIGAGHASFFELARNMSEDCVFNLMYNEGSKWNTFSTSLCKDLFLVIVFERDRAQTPIGMVWFSAKRTIAELLDIMMGLDISEDQTEILAQLRNSISDELEEMLSKDCQDSPSDEMEVKKSHTTISFEEAMKNGIVPTSFTGEDGKEESKRKVA; this is translated from the coding sequence GTGGTCGATGACGAATTGACATTTAGTACTGCGATCGCCGATACACTTCAGAGCCTCGGCGAGGGATACGTTGTCGACACAGCCGACAACGGTTCCATTGCCTGGAATAAAATCCAGAAGGTCGTTTATGAATTGGTGATTACCGACCTCCGTATGCCACAGGTTGATGGCCTCGAGTTGATGGAAAAAATTCGTTCTAACGGCATCAATACCCGCATGATTCTCATGACCGCATACGGCTCTGAAGATGTAAAAGCCAAAGCCAAACAGCTAAACGTTGCCCGCTATATGGCGAAACCGATCGACATCGATGATTTGATCGACGCCACTCGGGAAGTACTCAGCTCGAGCAGAGAAGCCCGTGAACCCATTGGGGGTGACGTCCGGGGAAAAATCCAAAATATCACCCTCAAATTGGATGCTCTTCGGCAAGAGATATCCGCACACTGTATTATCCTATCGAACGCAGAGGGACAACCAATAACCTATTCGGGGTACGTAGAAGAATTCGATGTCCCCATCACTACGGCACTTATCGGCGCAGGACACGCATCGTTTTTCGAGCTGGCTCGCAACATGTCGGAAGATTGTGTTTTTAACCTGATGTACAACGAAGGCTCGAAGTGGAACACATTCTCAACAAGTTTGTGCAAGGATTTATTCCTGGTCATTGTATTTGAGCGCGATCGTGCACAAACACCAATCGGAATGGTGTGGTTCAGCGCAAAACGAACGATTGCAGAATTACTCGACATCATGATGGGCCTGGATATCTCAGAAGATCAAACGGAAATCCTTGCCCAACTTCGGAATTCGATATCCGATGAGTTGGAAGAGATGTTATCAAAGGACTGCCAGGATTCACCATCCGATGAGATGGAAGTAAAAAAGTCACACACAACGATATCGTTTGAGGAAGCAATGAAGAACGGTATCGTCCCCACAAGTTTCACCGGGGAGGATGGCAAAGAAGAATCGAAAAGGAAAGTAGCCTGA